One window of the Halobacillus litoralis genome contains the following:
- the fliM gene encoding flagellar motor switch protein FliM translates to MAEEVLSQNEIDSLLSALSTGEMNAEELRNEEKEKKVRVYDFKRALRFSKDQIRSLSRIHENFSRLLTTYFSAQLRTYVNIEVASVDQLPYEEFIRSIPTMTILNIFSVPPLEGRILMETNPNIAYAMMDRVLGGKGSSVNKVDNLTEIETTIMSHLFERSLENYQEAWGSIVDIDPMLEEFEVNPQFLQMVSPNETVVVVSLNTTIGETSGMINICIPHVVLEPIIPKLSVHYWMQKEQPKDRDPEEIEALSRTLKGAELDMRAILGEADMSIQQFLEMKEEDVIRLDQAIDQPMRLKVDDEEKFYIQPGKSKNKLAVQVIEEYRGGAGQDE, encoded by the coding sequence TTGGCAGAAGAGGTTCTCTCGCAGAATGAAATCGATTCGTTATTGTCCGCATTATCAACAGGGGAAATGAATGCGGAAGAATTAAGAAATGAAGAAAAAGAAAAGAAAGTGAGAGTTTATGATTTTAAAAGGGCTCTCCGTTTTTCCAAAGACCAGATCAGAAGTTTATCAAGGATCCATGAAAACTTCTCGAGACTATTGACGACTTATTTTTCAGCACAGCTTAGGACGTATGTGAACATCGAAGTCGCATCCGTCGATCAATTGCCTTATGAAGAGTTTATTCGATCGATTCCGACGATGACGATCCTGAATATATTCAGCGTACCTCCCCTTGAAGGGCGCATTTTAATGGAAACCAACCCTAATATCGCTTATGCCATGATGGACCGCGTGCTGGGAGGAAAAGGAAGCAGTGTCAACAAAGTTGATAATCTGACCGAAATTGAAACAACGATCATGTCCCATCTCTTTGAACGTTCACTGGAAAACTATCAAGAGGCATGGGGGTCTATCGTTGATATTGACCCGATGTTAGAGGAATTCGAAGTCAACCCGCAATTCCTGCAGATGGTGTCACCGAACGAGACGGTCGTCGTAGTCTCTTTGAATACCACGATCGGAGAAACAAGCGGCATGATCAATATATGTATTCCTCATGTCGTTCTTGAACCGATCATACCTAAATTATCTGTCCACTATTGGATGCAGAAAGAACAACCGAAAGACCGTGACCCGGAAGAAATCGAAGCTTTGAGCAGGACACTTAAAGGGGCAGAGCTGGATATGCGTGCCATCTTGGGAGAAGCTGACATGTCGATTCAGCAATTTCTGGAGATGAAGGAAGAGGATGTCATTCGACTCGACCAGGCGATCGACCAGCCGATGAGGCTGAAAGTGGATGATGAAGAGAAGTTTTATATACAGCCAGGAAAATCGAAAAACAAATTGGCTGTCCAAGTTATAGAGGAGTATAGAGGGGGTGCCGGACAAGATGAGTGA
- the fliY gene encoding flagellar motor switch phosphatase FliY yields MSDDMLSQDEIDALLNGGGDDAKTEDPSASIKQEEHLSTLEEDALGEIGNISFGSSATALSSLLNQKVEITTPEISVVGRADLPNEFPKPYVTIGVTYTDGFSGENVLVINTKDAAIIADLMLGGDGENPDEHLNEIALSAVQEAMNQMMGSAATSMSTIFNKKVDISPPAIDVLDLEEDKGTETIPNDEVLVKVSFQLQVGELIDSNIMQLIPVGFAKELVEELMNPPQEEEEVVSSKGQEGPPQPEPEPAPQAPEQKPTGHHQEQMQQEAPAHQQQSSPQYVGGPAGQGVEEANIQSAEFQNFDNVQLNGSEQKNLDMLMDIPLKVTVELGRTKRTVKEILELSSGSVLELDKLAGEPVDIHVNDKLMAKGEVVVIDENFGVRVTDILSPKERLTKLR; encoded by the coding sequence ATGAGTGATGATATGTTATCCCAGGACGAAATTGATGCGCTATTGAACGGCGGGGGGGATGATGCCAAGACAGAGGATCCCTCCGCTTCTATCAAGCAAGAGGAACATTTATCGACATTAGAAGAAGATGCTCTCGGGGAGATCGGGAACATTTCTTTTGGAAGCTCTGCGACAGCTTTGTCTTCATTATTAAATCAAAAAGTGGAAATTACGACACCGGAGATTTCAGTCGTTGGTCGTGCCGACTTACCGAATGAATTTCCGAAGCCTTATGTGACTATCGGAGTCACTTATACAGATGGATTTTCTGGTGAAAACGTACTTGTTATCAATACGAAAGATGCAGCAATTATCGCAGATTTAATGTTAGGCGGGGACGGTGAGAATCCTGATGAACATTTGAATGAGATTGCGTTAAGCGCCGTCCAGGAAGCGATGAACCAAATGATGGGTTCTGCGGCTACGAGCATGTCTACGATTTTTAATAAAAAAGTGGACATCTCCCCACCAGCTATCGATGTCTTGGATCTGGAAGAAGATAAAGGAACCGAAACGATTCCCAATGATGAAGTATTAGTGAAAGTATCGTTCCAGTTGCAAGTCGGCGAATTGATAGATTCTAACATTATGCAATTGATACCAGTAGGTTTCGCTAAAGAACTCGTGGAAGAATTGATGAACCCTCCACAAGAAGAGGAAGAGGTCGTATCAAGCAAAGGGCAAGAGGGACCTCCCCAACCCGAACCCGAACCAGCCCCTCAAGCACCTGAGCAAAAGCCCACTGGACACCACCAGGAACAGATGCAGCAGGAAGCTCCGGCCCATCAGCAGCAAAGTTCCCCGCAATATGTCGGAGGCCCTGCTGGACAAGGTGTAGAGGAAGCGAATATACAAAGTGCTGAGTTCCAGAACTTTGACAATGTTCAACTGAATGGGTCTGAACAGAAGAACCTGGATATGTTAATGGACATCCCTTTGAAGGTGACAGTAGAACTCGGTCGTACGAAGCGTACGGTTAAGGAAATCCTGGAATTGTCTTCCGGCTCCGTCCTGGAGTTGGATAAACTTGCTGGAGAGCCTGTCGATATCCATGTGAATGATAAATTAATGGCCAAGGGCGAAGTCGTCGTCATAGATGAAAACTTTGGTGTGCGGGTAACAGATATTCTCAGTCCGAAAGAACGACTGACAAAATTACGATAA
- the fliP gene encoding flagellar type III secretion system pore protein FliP (The bacterial flagellar biogenesis protein FliP forms a type III secretion system (T3SS)-type pore required for flagellar assembly.): MNEFIDIFSSSDPESVATSVKLLLLLTVLSLAPGILILMTSFTRILIVLSFVRTSLATQSMPPNQVLIGIALFLTFFIMAPTFQEVNDEALTPLFNEEITLDEAYEEASIPMKDFMGKHTRQKDLALFMNYSDMDAPETIQDVPLTTLVPAFAISELKTAFQMGFMIFVPFLVIDMAVASVLMSMGMMMLPPVMISLPFKILLFVLVDGWYLISKSLLEGF, encoded by the coding sequence ATGAATGAGTTCATTGATATTTTTTCAAGTTCAGATCCCGAAAGTGTCGCTACCTCAGTAAAGTTACTGCTGTTATTGACCGTCCTCTCGTTAGCTCCTGGAATTTTGATTTTGATGACAAGCTTCACCAGGATTTTGATCGTACTTTCCTTTGTTCGAACGTCATTGGCTACACAGTCAATGCCTCCGAACCAGGTTCTGATCGGAATTGCTTTGTTTCTTACTTTTTTCATTATGGCACCGACATTCCAGGAAGTTAACGACGAGGCGTTGACCCCTTTGTTCAATGAGGAAATCACCCTTGATGAAGCTTATGAAGAAGCAAGCATCCCGATGAAAGACTTCATGGGGAAACATACGAGGCAGAAAGATTTAGCTTTATTTATGAATTATTCCGATATGGATGCCCCGGAAACGATTCAGGATGTTCCGCTGACAACACTCGTACCTGCTTTTGCTATTAGTGAATTGAAGACTGCTTTTCAGATGGGATTCATGATCTTTGTCCCGTTTCTAGTCATCGATATGGCTGTCGCCAGTGTTCTCATGTCTATGGGGATGATGATGCTTCCGCCAGTGATGATTTCACTCCCGTTCAAAATATTACTTTTTGTGCTGGTAGATGGTTGGTACTTGATTTCCAAGTCATTATTAGAAGGGTTTTAG
- a CDS encoding TIGR02530 family flagellar biosynthesis protein, giving the protein MDPRVQALHRPLNIPSKKNSQPKVDHSFRNVLEEAQGIKVSKHAKQRLEDRDIAISDSAWEKISSKMNEAKQKGVTDSLVITNEATLVVSTKNRTVVTALAREESASQIFTNINGTIFIND; this is encoded by the coding sequence ATGGACCCTCGTGTACAGGCATTGCACCGGCCACTGAATATTCCGAGTAAAAAAAATTCTCAACCTAAAGTAGATCATTCATTCAGAAATGTTTTAGAAGAAGCGCAGGGTATTAAAGTCAGTAAACATGCAAAACAAAGGTTGGAAGACCGGGACATAGCTATCAGTGATTCCGCCTGGGAAAAGATTTCATCAAAGATGAATGAAGCAAAGCAAAAAGGAGTCACAGATTCACTGGTAATTACAAACGAAGCAACTTTAGTAGTCAGTACGAAGAACCGTACAGTCGTGACCGCTCTCGCTCGAGAAGAATCCGCCTCTCAAATATTCACGAACATCAACGGAACGATTTTCATTAATGATTAG
- a CDS encoding flagellar FlbD family protein — translation MNGQPFTFNAIYIEHIQSNPDTTITTTSGRTFLVKESEEEVVRQVKKFYQQIGLLRVVDKVGEKDR, via the coding sequence TTGAACGGACAACCGTTCACATTCAATGCAATCTACATAGAACACATCCAATCCAACCCTGATACAACGATTACAACAACGTCAGGGAGAACTTTTCTTGTTAAAGAATCAGAAGAAGAGGTCGTAAGACAGGTGAAAAAATTTTACCAGCAAATTGGTCTGCTGCGTGTTGTAGATAAGGTAGGTGAAAAGGATCGATGA
- a CDS encoding response regulator, producing MAERILIVDDAAFMRMMVKDILTKNGYEIAGEAEDGQKAVEIYKDTQPDLVTMDITMPEMDGITALKEIKAHNPNAKVIMCSAMGQQAMVVDAIQAGAKDFIVKPFQADRVIEAIQKALS from the coding sequence ATGGCAGAAAGAATTTTGATTGTAGATGATGCAGCATTTATGCGGATGATGGTGAAAGATATTCTGACTAAGAATGGATATGAAATTGCAGGTGAAGCAGAAGACGGACAGAAAGCTGTAGAAATATATAAAGATACCCAGCCGGATCTTGTGACAATGGATATTACGATGCCCGAAATGGATGGAATTACAGCTTTGAAAGAAATCAAAGCGCATAATCCGAATGCGAAGGTCATTATGTGTTCAGCAATGGGGCAGCAAGCAATGGTCGTGGACGCGATTCAAGCTGGGGCTAAAGATTTCATAGTCAAGCCTTTTCAAGCAGATCGCGTAATTGAGGCTATCCAAAAAGCATTGAGTTAA
- a CDS encoding flagellar biosynthetic protein FliO: MFKTTRLTIILALVGVFIASVPMVAAAQPSAYECLENPQLEGCPSSESTGDQEQPPVEEEIESQEDASSSSLVWNIIKLIFALIFVVALIYGLLKFFNQKNKLFNRNKTMENLGGMNLGPNRSIQAVRIGGQVFILGVGESVEMIAEITDESTKNTLMQQDEQTQGSTPFAMDKWIGKWKQKNDQPKSSDSSIQFQQLFENQLNDMKKKRKQAVDEDRRDQDHE, from the coding sequence ATGTTTAAGACAACTAGATTGACAATCATTCTAGCACTGGTCGGTGTCTTCATAGCATCGGTACCTATGGTGGCGGCGGCCCAGCCATCTGCCTATGAATGCCTTGAGAACCCTCAATTGGAAGGGTGCCCATCTTCTGAATCTACAGGTGACCAAGAACAGCCGCCTGTAGAGGAGGAGATAGAAAGCCAAGAGGATGCATCAAGCTCTTCGTTAGTTTGGAATATCATAAAGCTTATTTTCGCATTAATATTTGTCGTCGCACTCATTTATGGCCTGTTGAAATTTTTTAATCAAAAAAATAAATTGTTTAATCGCAACAAAACTATGGAAAATCTCGGTGGAATGAACCTTGGGCCGAACCGTTCGATCCAGGCAGTAAGGATAGGCGGTCAAGTATTCATCCTCGGTGTAGGAGAATCCGTGGAAATGATTGCTGAAATCACGGACGAGTCTACAAAGAACACGTTGATGCAACAAGATGAACAAACTCAAGGTTCAACACCGTTTGCGATGGACAAATGGATCGGTAAATGGAAGCAGAAGAATGACCAGCCGAAATCAAGTGATTCCTCGATCCAGTTCCAACAGCTATTCGAAAACCAACTGAATGATATGAAGAAGAAGAGAAAGCAAGCGGTCGATGAGGATAGGAGGGATCAAGATCATGAATGA
- the fliL gene encoding flagellar basal body-associated protein FliL has product MNIFKTMMITLSALTILGVVALIIVFNFNDSEASGERSIDDIRESSLVTEEITTDLQSGDYVRISFRIVTDSKDSLEELEKRDFQLKNLLIKELATMEAKAFKSGLSNLEEKIKLKLNEVMTEGKITDVYTVNKVLQ; this is encoded by the coding sequence ATGAACATATTCAAAACGATGATGATCACATTGAGTGCGCTGACCATTTTAGGTGTTGTAGCTCTTATAATTGTTTTTAATTTCAACGATTCGGAAGCTAGTGGAGAGCGGTCAATCGATGATATCCGTGAGTCTTCACTTGTAACAGAAGAAATTACCACAGACCTCCAAAGCGGCGATTACGTCAGAATCAGCTTCCGGATCGTCACGGATAGTAAAGATTCATTGGAAGAATTAGAAAAAAGAGACTTTCAACTGAAAAATTTGCTGATCAAGGAACTGGCCACGATGGAGGCAAAGGCTTTCAAATCCGGTCTATCCAATTTGGAAGAGAAAATTAAGCTGAAGCTTAATGAGGTCATGACAGAAGGAAAAATCACTGATGTATATACCGTCAACAAAGTCCTTCAATAA
- the flgG gene encoding flagellar basal body rod protein FlgG, which yields MLRSMYSGISGMKGFQTKLDTIGNNIANVNTYGFKKGRVTFQDMMSQTMSGAQGPTVGAGGDNVRGGLNPSQVGLGSQVGSIDTIHTQGNRQTTNRPLDLSLEGDGMFILAEGGTEEIDPEVQTINLQNVNTSFTRAGNFYLDSDGAIVNNEGKYLVGQPEGEESAGIITIPDTAQSFSIQTDGSVNYVDENGDPQMAGQVRLANFSNPSGLEKIGGNSFQYTENAGAAIEGLDDLLVAGQDGTGQMVSGALEMSNVDLAESFTEMITAQRGFQANTRIITTSDEILQELVNLKR from the coding sequence ATGTTACGTTCAATGTATTCAGGTATTTCCGGAATGAAAGGTTTTCAAACCAAATTAGACACAATTGGTAATAATATCGCCAATGTCAATACTTATGGCTTTAAAAAAGGTCGGGTCACCTTCCAGGATATGATGAGCCAAACCATGTCAGGAGCCCAAGGTCCGACGGTAGGCGCTGGTGGAGATAACGTGCGTGGCGGACTCAACCCTTCCCAAGTCGGGTTAGGATCTCAAGTAGGTTCCATTGATACCATCCATACCCAGGGAAACCGACAAACAACGAACCGTCCATTGGATTTATCTCTTGAAGGAGATGGGATGTTCATTCTCGCAGAAGGCGGGACTGAGGAAATCGATCCTGAAGTACAAACGATTAATTTGCAGAATGTGAACACAAGTTTTACGAGAGCGGGGAACTTCTACCTTGATTCAGATGGCGCAATTGTCAATAACGAAGGTAAATATCTTGTCGGTCAACCTGAAGGAGAAGAATCAGCAGGAATCATTACGATCCCTGATACAGCTCAAAGCTTCAGTATCCAAACTGATGGATCGGTCAACTACGTAGATGAAAATGGCGATCCACAAATGGCTGGCCAAGTTCGTCTCGCAAACTTCTCAAACCCTAGCGGATTGGAAAAGATAGGCGGTAATTCATTCCAATATACAGAGAATGCTGGTGCGGCAATAGAGGGTCTGGATGACCTGCTTGTAGCCGGTCAGGACGGTACAGGCCAGATGGTGTCAGGAGCTCTTGAAATGTCCAACGTCGACCTTGCTGAATCTTTCACTGAGATGATTACGGCACAGCGGGGGTTCCAAGCCAATACGAGAATCATAACAACTTCTGATGAAATCTTACAGGAACTTGTTAACTTGAAGCGATAA
- the fliQ gene encoding flagellar biosynthesis protein FliQ has protein sequence MNSNLVISFAKEGIYTVLLISGPLLILALAVGLIVSIFQATTQIQEQTLAFIPKIVAVMIGLIVFGPWMLTNMVDFAENIFSNLNILVG, from the coding sequence ATGAACAGCAATTTGGTCATATCATTCGCAAAAGAAGGAATTTACACTGTTTTACTCATATCTGGCCCTTTATTGATTTTGGCTTTGGCGGTCGGTCTGATTGTCAGTATTTTTCAAGCCACCACTCAAATCCAGGAACAGACGTTAGCTTTCATTCCCAAAATCGTTGCCGTAATGATCGGGTTGATCGTTTTCGGTCCATGGATGCTCACCAATATGGTAGATTTTGCAGAAAATATATTCAGTAATCTGAATATATTGGTGGGGTAA